The DNA sequence GCCGAAGAGCCAGGAGCATTTGGGGTTGGTGCAGCCCACTAACTTGGAGGAAGAAGAGTTCTTGGGGATGAAAGATTTGGGTGCATTGTGGAAGGAGTTGCAATTTGAGCAGAGGTAGTGGGAGGAGCACGGGAACCAGACGAGGGTGCTTCCGGTGTCGAGAATAAAGGTGAAGGTTTGCGGCGGGGTTCCGAAATCGAGGTCGATGGAGTATCCGCCGTATCTTTTCGGGTGGATTTGGGTTTTGATTGGGTTGGGTTGGCGATTTTTGAGGTGGTGGGCTCTTGTGATGGAAGTTGAAACAGCGAGTTTGAGGGTCTGGAATGGCTGCGAAGAAGGGTGGTTGGTGAATAAATGGGAGAGAGGGAGGGTGATGGTGTTGGGTGTGGATGATGAAGTGAAGATGAAGACAGAGAGAAAACAGAGTATAGAGAAAACATGAGAAGTTGGAGGAGGCATTTCAGAATGTGAAGGTTAGATAGATTTCACAGGATGTTTCAGTTTTGCCGTTTTGGTCGTTTATGCATAacgtatgtatatatataacaatggAAGAGTGCGATGCTCGAGAGAATCGTGCTCCATTCATGGGTtgttgtatatgtatatatatatattcacagtGAGAAGCAGAGAATCTGAATTTCACGAAACTTGAAACCAAAGAAAACGGTGGTTCTGACGTGGCAGTAGTAGCACTTGTAAAGAGAGAATGTTAATTGACTATTAGAAATGGTGAAATTTCTATGCATTATCGTTCTTACGTAAACTAAGTATTACTGCTACAGAAAAATCCCTTTCTTCTGTTtcaattatatcaaatttacGTGTGAACGTGAACTGCGTATGTTTACCTTTTGCGGCTTGTTTAACTTTAATCCatgtttaatttgaatttagatGCAAACTTTATTTGAATtagtaattttttgttttcttaaagtATTCTGTTGTAGCATATATGGAGCCATGTCTGTGGAGTAATCTATTGTGTCTGCTGACAGTTTTCTATTATGTTTGCGACATCAAGAGTAACATATGATTTTTGGTAGATTTTACTTTGATGTCGTTTATTTGCAGAATTTTGAGGACCCAACAAGAACCAAATGACAAtgagaatttatttatttcttggaTTAGAGCTACTGAAACGCAGGTTGAGATAAAAAGCCACTGTTGCATTGCTAGTGCTTACTTTTTCATCGACATTATTCATATAAAAAGACATTCTTtattaggataaaaaaaaaggagaagtTTAATACAACAAAGACGAAAAAAGTTATAaacaaattgatataaaaagaCATTCTTTATTGGGATAAAAAAGGGCAAACTTTTATACAACAAACACGAAGAAAGATATACACAAAAACTTACTAGATAATGGGGTTGTCGTTGTTCTAAACTATTgagttaattaaaaatgcagAAAAATGGGAACCTTCTCTAAGATTTGAAATAGGGACAGCAAAAAGTGTGACATTTGTtgttataaaagtataattattatgtttttgacTAATAATGAAGAAGAGGAGGAAaacatgtattaaaaaaaaatacatataaaatataagatattgaagagaatttaatttaatttttcagaGTGTGGAAGTACAGAAGAAGTGAGAATGTTCCTTGCAATACTGCATGGCCATTTCCAGCGTCGCAAAAGCGAAGGCTTCGTTTGGTTATGTGAAGACTGAGTTGAAAGTTTCATAAGTTGAAAGGTAGTTAGTTGGGTGGAATTGCAACTCGCTACCAAACACGCAACAAAATCACTGTCAATAGCAATTCGCATTGCACCATTTGTTTTCGCTCTACAATGCGAGATACGATCACCGCTTCTTCCAAACGCTCTTCAACCTTCACGTTGCACAGCCACACCTCATCACTCTCTTCACTCTCATTCATTCCATCTCCGTCGCCATGTTGCGCGCTCTCTGGCGATCCATCGATCGCTTCTCCGTTCAAAACTTCCAGTAAGTGATTCACCGAATTCGCCTCGTTAGGTTTCGTTGCTATTTTCATCGTTTACTTCATTGTTCGTAAATTTCGGTGACAAATTGAATGTCTACGATACGATGCATTTTAaggtttttattgttttcagaGTGCGGACTTGTTTCTTATGAATAATATTGTGAATTGTTTTCGATTCTCGTGGAGTTTTACTTGTTGATGTGGTTACAGATATGTAATAAACGAACTGCGGAAGATCAACGTTGTGGACAAAAGTAACAGGGTAACAAGCGTCAATTTCTGTGAGCGTTTTCTTTTGCATGAGAAAACTGTTATATATTGATGTGTGCCTTTTATTGCAGGAGCTTGTGATGGATTTATTGCAGTCCGTTGTGGAGATTGTGATGTATGGCGACAGACAAGATCCGCAAATTTTCGAGTATGGATCTGTTTCGTTCTTATGTCGTTCTTGTTTTCTGGACAAGGTTTTAATAATTGTGACGGATTGAAAATTTTGGTTAGATGTTTCATGGAGCGCCAAGTGCTGGCGGATTTTGTTCACATTCTTAAGATCAGTGAAGATTCGAAAATTGAGGCACCACTGCTTCAGTATCTTAGCATAATGATTCAAAACATGGACAGTGAACATGCAATTTGTAAGATGGCTATTTTAGTATTTTGATGTCTCAGGTTAAGTTCATTGACTCCTGAGTTTTACTTGTTTATGCATACTTAGTTGATATCTGCCTGATGCATTCACTTTACAAAATACAGTGTTCCTCTTCAGTCCTTTGCTCTTTGGCTTAGTACTGTCACTGGTATTTAGTATAAATTGGTGTCTCTTATTTGCATGGTGCAGACTATTGCTTCAGTAATGGTTATATCAACAACATTATTTCACACCCCTTCAAATTTGATGGAGGAGACCTAGCTTCATACTATGTTTCTTTCCTAAGGTATGGTCcttttttctcctctcctttGCATCTCACTTTTTCACTTCAAAATTTATTGCAAGCAGTTATGTGTTCtacattttttcctttctttattttaagacttaaatacctttttggtcctcgttctcgtagtgtttgttgcagatggtctttattttgacagaatgtttaaaaatgatcctcattttcaccgaatgtttaaaatggtccttattttcgcaattcatgttttatttggtcctttactgtaacaccgtttaaatcattaacagaacattgtacatgtggcacagtttgtattagggtgtgttatgtgtactgtacatatggttaattaactttaatttttttaatttaggggaaattttgcaattagggaaatcTCTTCATCTTCGTCTCTTCATCTTTGTCTTTCTTGAActcggatttgcagaggaagcaactaatacttgtcattccataattggattgcagttgcagCTAATATTTTGCATGAAGCATCTGTATGCAAATAAAAGATCCTCTggcaaaaaattaaagatactgTGGAAGGCTGCTAGGAGCACACACCCAACACTTTGGGAAAAAGTGATGTTAACgattaaagagttaaatattaTGCTTACAGATACCTTATTGCTATACCtatgcaatccaatgatgaaatgacaagtattagctgcttttcctgcaaatccgagctcaagaaagacgaagacgacgaaatttccctaattgcaaaatttctcctaaatggaaaaaattaacgttaattagccatatATACAATACACGTAACACACTCTAATACAAAttgtgccacctgtacaatgttccgttaatgatttaaacggcgttacagaaaatgaccagataaaacacaaattgcgaaaatgaggatcattttaaatattcggtaaaaatgaggaccgttttaaacattctgtccaaatgaggaccatccgcaacaaacactacgaaaatgaggatcaaaaaggtatttaagccttattttAAATAGTATTGGGAAGTGGGTcgattttttaatttctgatattcgtttcacataattttttctttgttgtgttACAGTAATTTATAgaataaattaactttttgtttgtttcttcattCAGGGCTATTAGCTGCAAAATAAATAGGCACACACTTTGCCTTCTTGTGGATATTCAGGGGGTAAGTGAAAAACATACAAGTGCAACAGTTAGCTGCTATCTGTTAAATCAAAGGTCATCACTTCCCCACTTAGGATAAGAACATAAGGCTTGACTTATTTTTTGGTTGCACTTATGAGGTCTCAGTTGTTTAACTTATTTCAGTCAATCAACAACCTCATCAATAAATATAATGCAATGCTATTGAAGTTGAGAAACATATTGGATGAAGTTACATACTTGACTCTAGCATGAATTAGTGTTTTGAGAAAACTTTTACCCCTTGTGAATGCAATATGAAAGGGGAATAATCATCTTCGGTTGATTTCTACTGTACATCCAAGACGGAATTTTTGTCCAGCAAAATTCagcaaaattattttaaaattatttttgttaaaatgttcGACTGCAGGATGCTATAGTCTCCTTTCCCTTGTATACTGGAGCTCTAAGATTTGCTCAGCATGAAGAAAAGATGATTCAGACAGCTATACGTGCATTGGTTCTTAACATCTACAACGGTATACTTCTCTATTTGAATAGCTAGCAGGTTATAAGCATGCCTTAGTGTAATATATTTCTGAACTTCGCATCATTTTTATCTTGATTCTACAGTGAGTGATGACAAGGTCTATCAATTTATATCAACTCCACCAGTTTCAAAATATTTCTCTGACCTGATTTGTAGATTAAAAGATCTATGCTTTCGGTTAGATGCTGTTGTCTATGATAAAGAGTATGTTaacttgaatattttttttcatcaaataatTGTTGGTACTTTATAGGCACTCAGGAAGAGTTTTATCTTATGGAACTAACTGCCTTATACCGACGCAGGAAAATGGACACTCAGAAAAGAAGAAATGGGATTATTCTTGAATCTGAAAAAATTGCAGATGAACTGTACTACTTCAAAGACATTCTTAATGTTGGCGAGCCTCGTTTGACTAGACTGGTTATGGAAAATCTTTTGAATGGACTTGTGTTTCCTCTACTACGTTCATTTATGGCTTCAAAGAATATAAATGTGAGATGAGAAAATTTCCTGCAAACTAGTCTAtcttttagttttagtttctcTCTGCATTTGTGCCATCCATATGTTAACTTAGGGTTCAGGTATGTTATGATAGGGTGAGGCTCTCCAATTTGTGAATGCTTGGGAATTTGACTCCTCTGAAGTGAAGTGTATAAAGTGAGAAAGTAAGAGtgtatcttttaatatataagaagagaaattatttaaaatagttagaATATTACTGAGTTAGTAACTCAAGGTGCTAGTTAGACATAAACAATGGGAAGGAGGAGAGGAGAGAAAAAGGATGTTAATTTTGTAGATTGAGCTATTAACTCTTGGTGAAGGGGGAAATCCTTGGAGGAGAGAGTGCTCTCCTATTTCTTGTTCTTTTCATTCTATTTAATCAaattctttctttcctttctcttttcAGTTTTTGGTTCCAAACAGTATCCATGCTTGATTTTAAATGAGTTAAGCATACTAGAACTTGAATTATAATCATGGTGAACACATCCTTACTTTCTGACTTTATTCCACTTTTTTCTTTAGAGGACTTAATCCAATATTTAATCTATATTATGGTAAAatggaaattttgttttctatgcAATTGAATGAGAGGAGAAAATCATCATTTAAACTAACCACAATGTCCTAGTTCATACTTCTCAGTAGttcattcattttttagatTTGATTATTTCGAAGAGATCTGTCACACcgtcatattaaaataattttctctcCCATGTCTTGTATTTTCCATGCTTCTTAAAGTGTGCCAATTGAAAGGTTCAACACAGATCTGTTatgaaaggaaagaaatatgaaaaaaaggCTCGGTGGAAACTCCAGTAGTTTAGGCTTGTCATCTTgcattttattctaatttattttttcacatggttactcattaaaattatatctttGCCCCAGGGATCTGACTTATCTGCTATCACTTCGCTATATATCATATCCCGCCTTCTCCAGGTTGTTGGTGGAAGAAGCACGATTAACAATGTGGCTTGTGTTCTTCTGTATCATATATTGAACTTCAATGTGAAAAGTCCGAGTGAAGGGAATACTTTTGATTTCCACTATGATATTGTAACCTTTTCAAAGCGCTTGAATGAAGTGGAAAATGTTATATCTAGTGCTCCTGAGTCAAATGGATCTCAGAGTATCAACGGGACCTATTTAGGTGCTCATTGGGAAGGTTTCATGTCTAGTATCACTATTTGTAGTCCAAATGGTGAAATTTGTTCCGAAAGGTTGGTGATTATTTTGATGTGTAAATTTCATTGTAGACTTTTATAGTGTTAAGACACTTTCCCTGTACTTTGTCACATACTTTTTTGTTTCCGAGCATTTGCACCAGTAGGAAGACCTGCGGGGGAAATCAGAGGACAAACCTTACTAGTATATGCATAGTGATTTCTGATAAATGACTTTTCCAGAttagaaataatagaaaatgtgTTGGTGCTTGATGTCATATTTTGTCCTCGTTGGATATTATTGGTTTCCATTGATTTATTGAAGCTTTGCATAAGCtgatcatcatcttcatcttaatatattattattatttacctGAGCCTTGGAATGTATTCtgtttttccttaatttcttaGTTTCATGATTTTGTTTGAGCTTTGATACAATAGTGATGCATGAGAAGGTTAGATCCAAAAATTGTTGAagattgtattttcttttttccaattcgactttaattttctctttttcttgtgATGCAATTAATGCTTCTATATCTTCATCAAGAACCTGTTCTTCAGCATTGTTATGCAGCTCCTGACATCAGGAGGAAGCATTTACTGAGACAGATCATTAATGTATTTAGGAGTGGTCATTATCCAGTGTAtctaaatatacatataatgaaATTGCTACTTTTGCAGGAGTGGAatatttgcttttcttttctgtAAGGATCAAAGCCTATTGTTAGCTTCAATATTTCTCTTGCTTATCCTGATTGAGAGTAAAGGTAGTGTAATTTTGTTCATTTATGTTGCCTTACAGTTATCTTTTAGTAAACAACCgagttatttgttgtttatatcAATTTCATGCAAGTTTTGCAGATCTTGATTGTGACTTGTCACTGATGAGTAAGCTACCTGAGATGGGGGATGAGATGGTAAGCCTTGATGGACATATTCGTTTAAATGGAAGAGGACCATCAGTTTTCAGAATGTCATAATGTGGCACATCTATTACTGACACTGTAAACTGTTAAGGATCATTTATTCTAAAAACAgtatatttttctcaaacaatTTCAGAGCTTTTTATCGGTGCTAAAATACAACACCAAGTCAGTTTCCCCCTACTATGTTGGATTGGCTACATTGGCCAAATGATTTCATAATGTTCTATAGTGAGTCCATCATGCCTTTAGACAAACAATTGTcctttaaatcttttttaatgattttgcCCGTTGTTTTGGTCTTCCTCTATCTCTTGCAATATGGCTACCCTCCAGTCATATATAATCATCATCTAGCCTCCATAATCACAAATTGATGCCTCTGGTCAACACCGATTATGGGACTCCATGCatttataattagaaaatcACAACGAAAAATTGTTtctttgtaaaaatattataaattttggaatATTTAGCATTTGAAGTTGCTAAAACCTGTCTTGTTAGTAGTGGATCTCAATTAAATCTAGattggattttaaaaaatctaatacATGATCACCCTTATATCTTGTCAATAGCTGATACCTGTCTTTTTCAGATCcattatgttttatgttttatattttattctttgctTGTACATTTTTCAGACTAATGGCACAACATCTAAGACTGTGGATGGAAGTATCTTCATTAAGTTTATGCCTGAGGTATAtctatcattactttttatatgtTAGATCAAATTGTCCTTTTTATTTACTATCGTTATGTTGGTTCAGTAGAATTGGGTTCTGTTCAACATGCAGAATAACAAAATTACCATCTCGTTTTAAATTTAACAGATTTTAAAAGCACTGCTGAACGTTTTAGCCTTCCAGCAACCCCTCTCAACAATGATGCTATGGCATGCGGGGTGGTGCCTGCAAAAGCTACTGGTCTTCCATAAAATGGAGCTTGACAGTGATAATCTTCTCCTATTCACTGTAAGTACTCAACAACTTAATCTAATTTCTTAACATTTGCAACTGGATGTCTCCTTGCGTGGagaaatactaatattttactattacaAGTTTGGCTAGGTAAAGTAAATTTAAAGATGTATCAATTTTGGTAACTTCCATagcttttgattatttttctttctggtGTTTCGGTTCAGTAATAATTTTACCATCAGTTGTCAAGTCTAGAAGATTACCTAGATACTAATTAGGtacaatattttagttattatgcAGAAGAAGTGTATCATTAGTCTCACGATTAGTTATGAAATTATGTAAGCTGGCAGACCAAAAACCGTTTCTCCTAATGTTCTAGGACTATAGGGTCTACCTACAAGTTTGTCTTCAAATCTGAAGATGATCGATTTTGTGCATGTTATTGTCATCATGTCATGTTGTGTGGGTTAAAACAACGGCCATATCATTGCTCAGAAGCATATTTAGCGATAGGTTTTTTATCATGTATGATAGATGACAAATGTCACAAAATATATAGGTATTTTGATAACAGAAATATGCCAACTTacgtgcatatatatatatatatatatatatatatatatatatatatatatattcaatctagaattttgtttataaattccGGAAAAATTATTGATGTTATTCTTATGAATCAACTGTTGGTAGAAATATAGTGATCAAATGTAAAGGTGTGAATTGTTTTATATTACAAATCTTGTTGATCGACCACACGCAAAAATCCTTTGGGTTTGAAATGTCAGTAATGCACAGACACACCTCATATCTTGTGGCGAAAAAGAACTTTTTGTAGAAGAATGCGTTGTAGAGATATGGACTTTAATGCATACAGAAAACATTTCAGGTGAGAAAAAATCATATTACAAGAGACTAGAGGGTTGAATGTAATATAACAATAAGGATCTATTGGCATAAAGGTTGTAAATTACATACTAACAATTCTCGAAAGCAATTTAAACATGAAGATGTCTCCTTTCCTGTGTGCATATTGACCACTGGATCAATATTGTTCTCTTGTCCAAATGTACAGTTTGATTTCTAAACATAGTTTCCGCATTCAACTACATATACTGACACATTGAATTGTCATGTTCTGTTACACTCAAGCATCGCATACTAATGAGTATGTTACTGATTGTATTATATTGTGTTCTTAATCATATATGATTTTGGTTCTCCAAActttcaaaatatcatttccAATTTTCAGTTTGAAATTTCTGCATATCGCCTCCTGCAAAATTGTAAACAACAATCATACagcataaaattttgaattttgattccTAAGTTATGACCCCATCGATTCTGTACCAGCATTCCCCATTGAAAACCTGAACTTAGGCAACTGCCATTGTATAAgatctttcctttttcttttttttttcatctccgTTTCTGCATAACCTCTTCTCTATCTTTTATTTAGCTTGTTATTCTCTAATGTAGTTTAAATGCCTCTTAGTTACATATGcaataaatatagataaatgtATTCATGAACTATGCTTGGCAtgttaactaattattttgggTATACATGCAGTCAATTTATTTCATCTTTAATTTTGGATAAGGTATACATGTTATGGGATTTAAGATTGATTTATCCATGTTATTATAAGTTCATGAGTACCAATTACAAAATTGCGTTTATGTTCAAAATTTCTAAAGTTTTATAGTTTCTAGTTTCCGTCGGCAGACTTCCTATGATCAGTCCCGTGTAAAGTTTATGAAAGAACTTGAAGGAGTTTGGTTAGATCATATTCCAGATACACTAATTACAGAATTGGCAAGCTGTAAAAGaggtatttattaatttgttcaCATAGAGATTGAGCCTACTCTCTTTTTGAGTAACTTGGTATTTGAACAGTTAAAACAAGTCTAGTAGATGCTTAAAATAGACCACCATGGTGCatacatatttttgttgttgaatggaaaaaaaaggaagatcGTTGAAATTTTGGTTTTTGATAGATTCCGATGGCTATGTTTGATACAGGTAGAACAGTCCATCTGATGGGATTAAGATTGTACTACTAATATAAATTTCCTTGTACTAATATGAAATTAGCTTATAAGTTATAAtggtttataatttttctaatgcTCATCCCACTTATTGCATGCAGTTCTTGAACAACCTTCTCAATATAAAGATCCATTATTCTTGTTGGAGCTTGTTCTTCACCAACAACCGACCAATGGTATTGTCATTACTGCACAAACACCTCCTCCATGATATTTCACTTTAATGTTGGGTAGAACCaagtactatttatatttatgatttcataaaatatatgtctGTGACAGGTCAAAGAGCTTCATATTTTGCATGGCAAAGAATGGTTGATGTAGTGAAGGTGATGTCATATGTTTTTCCATTTGTGATTCATATTAGTTTGGATTACAAGGATAAGAAGTTTAAGTTAGATTTCACTGTTTCATACGGTATTTGACATATTTACAAGTACATGTTATATTTGATTAGCTAAGACGATTGAACTCTAAACTTGGGTTGTAGAAAAAAGCTTGAAATTTCTTAAGTATGTGTATGGGTATGAAATGTAAGTTCAACAAGACATGAATTAGGTGTGATTTAGAGGTGAAAATTGGGGATTACACACCAGTTACATATAGTTTATGCATCTTTGGATCTATATTTCAACATCACAAGGATCTTATTAAACAATAGGAAAGAGAAAGATATTGAGTTGAAACTCTGGGTTTTTTTGACAACAGTGCTCTGTTTATATTGAGAAAATGGCACCAATATAATAAATGGAGGATATTTGATATCCTTTCTAATAATAGTGATTTGatacaagaaaaaaatcaaaaagttCCTAATAACACATAAAGGATTTACGccttatttctataattatagcACTTCTCCTCAAGCTTGAGCATATAAGTTGTATGTGCTTAACTTTTGCAATTATGATTGATCCTTGGTCCTCTTAGCAACTTGGTGAATATGCCAGTAGATTTTTCACTAGACTTGACAAATCTAGTAATGTCTCTACACTCCAACTTTTCTCCTATGAAATGACAATCTACCTGAATATATTTGGTTCTCTCATTTTGAG is a window from the Vigna unguiculata cultivar IT97K-499-35 chromosome 7, ASM411807v1, whole genome shotgun sequence genome containing:
- the LOC114189900 gene encoding protein TRANSPARENT TESTA 9-like, whose protein sequence is MLRALWRSIDRFSVQNFQYVINELRKINVVDKSNRELVMDLLQSVVEIVMYGDRQDPQIFECFMERQVLADFVHILKISEDSKIEAPLLQYLSIMIQNMDSEHAIYYCFSNGYINNIISHPFKFDGGDLASYYVSFLRGNFAIREISSSSSLHLCLS
- the LOC114192591 gene encoding protein TRANSPARENT TESTA 9-like; protein product: MIQTAIRALVLNIYNVSDDKVYQFISTPPVSKYFSDLICRLKDLCFRLDAVVYDKEKMDTQKRRNGIILESEKIADELYYFKDILNVGEPRLTRLVMENLLNGLVFPLLRSFMASKNINGSDLSAITSLYIISRLLQVVGGRSTINNVACVLLYHILNFNVKSPSEGNTFDFHYDIVTFSKRLNEVENVISSAPESNGSQSINGTYLGAHWEGFMSSITICSPNGEICSERSGIFAFLFCKDQSLLLASIFLLLILIESKDLDCDLSLMSKLPEMGDEMTNGTTSKTVDGSIFIKFMPEILKALLNVLAFQQPLSTMMLWHAGWCLQKLLVFHKMELDSDNLLLFTTSYDQSRVKFMKELEGVWLDHIPDTLITELASCKRVLEQPSQYKDPLFLLELVLHQQPTNGQRASYFAWQRMVDVVKAFVLHIQLRTLIFEGVLLEKPLLNMISSSTNDSGVIRTSKISSASFGSNVSLESGLPCGIAFSNSEIRDIYVIPVASGITGKLLLAEKHPFRSRHGVVIAIAPLAGLCPKIDEKHSSWLHVGIREFDPQFYSMKGREKHASMGDDWADGRWTLGFPNARACEEAQLAILNEMGKQRSALQYMLAPLLEDDFGLPQN